One window from the genome of Spirochaetota bacterium encodes:
- a CDS encoding cytochrome c3 family protein, translated as MRKRFLVFLIGAIVALPLVIYAAAPTADLKVKKIGNKKGPAIYSHTKHAKAGVNNCKECHHQGNQDDPCAKCHDLKKDPKGKKRLHDNCKGCHVKMKKGPKSCKACHQKK; from the coding sequence ATGAGGAAGCGTTTTTTAGTTTTTCTTATTGGAGCAATTGTTGCCCTGCCATTAGTGATCTATGCCGCAGCCCCAACTGCAGATCTAAAGGTTAAGAAGATAGGGAACAAAAAGGGTCCAGCTATTTACAGTCATACAAAGCACGCTAAGGCGGGGGTCAATAATTGTAAGGAATGTCATCACCAGGGAAATCAGGATGATCCATGTGCAAAGTGTCATGATCTCAAAAAGGATCCAAAAGGAAAGAAACGTCTTCATGATAATTGTAAGGGATGTCATGTGAAAATGAAAAAAGGACCAAAAAGCTGCAAGGCATGTCATCAAAAGAAGTAG